A single region of the Chryseobacterium sp. 6424 genome encodes:
- a CDS encoding chorismate-binding protein, producing MALYLKFPFAENYLSLHEDMGDETVSFVSFEGKSSVDFKGALRPISVDELRGNPLYSDEIYTELHGFTEETEAVYHEKLTQIISFLKENNLPKLVFSRRKKIAFDRKLNLTHTFLELCNTYPNALVYLFIKDEKCWIGAFSELLGKFTPKNGLFETMALAGTLPLNEEWGSKEIEEQNPVTDFIFQILEKNATNVRKSETYDHPSGNIKHLRTDFKAQLSPQYLEQLIAELHPTPAVCGIPKELCMSAIEHFEAHPRKLYAGYIRIEGNGQVHYFVNLRCAEIYRNAALLYVGGGITTDSDPAKEWQETELKAQAVFNNMIFV from the coding sequence ATGGCCCTGTATTTAAAGTTTCCGTTTGCAGAAAACTACCTTTCCTTACACGAAGACATGGGTGATGAGACGGTTTCTTTTGTTTCATTTGAAGGAAAATCCTCAGTGGATTTTAAGGGAGCGCTTCGGCCGATTTCTGTGGACGAACTGCGGGGAAACCCGTTGTATAGCGATGAGATTTATACGGAACTTCATGGTTTTACCGAAGAAACGGAGGCGGTGTATCATGAGAAACTTACACAGATTATCTCATTTCTAAAGGAAAACAATTTGCCGAAATTGGTCTTCTCGCGCAGGAAAAAAATAGCGTTTGACAGAAAATTAAACCTGACACACACTTTTTTAGAACTTTGCAATACCTATCCAAATGCCCTGGTTTATCTTTTTATTAAAGATGAAAAATGCTGGATAGGCGCTTTTTCCGAACTCTTAGGAAAGTTTACCCCAAAAAATGGGTTGTTTGAAACCATGGCGCTCGCAGGTACGCTTCCGCTAAACGAAGAATGGGGCAGCAAGGAAATTGAAGAGCAGAACCCTGTAACCGACTTTATCTTCCAAATTCTCGAAAAAAATGCCACCAACGTCCGTAAATCTGAAACATACGACCACCCTTCAGGGAATATCAAGCATCTACGTACAGATTTCAAAGCACAGCTTTCCCCACAGTATCTTGAGCAGCTGATTGCCGAATTGCACCCGACTCCGGCGGTTTGTGGCATACCGAAGGAATTGTGCATGTCTGCCATCGAACATTTTGAAGCGCATCCACGAAAGTTATACGCAGGATATATCCGCATCGAAGGTAACGGTCAGGTACATTATTTTGTAAACCTACGTTGCGCGGAAATTTACAGAAATGCAGCTTTGTTATACGTGGGCGGCGGCATCACCACAGACAGTGATCCTGCCAAAGAGTGGCAGGAAACAGAACTTAAGGCACAAGCAGTTTTCAATAACATGATTTTCGTTTAA
- a CDS encoding PaaI family thioesterase, whose translation MNDSKKKEILDRLNNWGGENLGKTLDIVFTDVTEDSLSATMPVTPKVHQPYGILHGGASCVLAETLGSCLSVLHVDTEKYAPVGTNINSNHLRSKKDGVVTGTARFIRKGNTMHVSEIEIRDEKGSLINHTTMTNNIIPR comes from the coding sequence ATGAACGACAGCAAGAAAAAAGAAATCCTCGACAGACTGAATAACTGGGGTGGCGAAAACCTTGGGAAAACCCTGGATATTGTTTTTACTGATGTAACAGAAGACTCCCTGTCAGCCACAATGCCGGTAACGCCAAAAGTGCATCAGCCCTACGGGATCCTGCACGGTGGCGCCAGTTGCGTCTTGGCCGAAACGCTCGGCTCCTGCCTATCGGTACTGCATGTGGATACCGAAAAATACGCGCCCGTGGGCACCAATATCAACTCTAATCACCTGCGTAGCAAGAAAGACGGCGTTGTTACCGGTACCGCGCGCTTCATCCGAAAAGGAAATACCATGCATGTATCCGAAATCGAAATCCGCGATGAAAAAGGCAGCCTGATTAACCATACGACCATGACCAACAACATTATTCCACGCTAA
- a CDS encoding 1-acyl-sn-glycerol-3-phosphate acyltransferase, translated as MKKLIGKLLLKIVGWRIVLEGDAQTLNRCILVVAPHTSNAEYLLGNLAYWALDKPLKIIIKDQHTKAWYGPVVKALGGIGIDRSQKNDLVNFVVDEFKKEDFSLVITPEGTRSRVPKWRKGFYHMALAAKVPIVVAAGDFKDKIIYLGYKISVEDLETRTYEDIMREMEEYYRKITPKYPEKWNPKIY; from the coding sequence ATGAAGAAACTGATAGGAAAACTCCTGCTTAAAATAGTGGGTTGGCGTATAGTGCTTGAAGGCGATGCCCAAACCCTTAACCGTTGTATACTCGTAGTCGCGCCACACACCTCTAATGCAGAATATCTGCTGGGCAACCTTGCTTACTGGGCGCTTGATAAACCTTTGAAAATCATTATTAAAGATCAGCATACCAAAGCATGGTACGGCCCCGTAGTGAAAGCGCTGGGCGGCATTGGTATCGACCGTTCACAAAAGAATGATCTGGTGAATTTTGTGGTTGACGAATTTAAAAAAGAAGACTTCAGCCTTGTGATTACACCCGAAGGCACCCGAAGTCGGGTACCCAAATGGCGCAAAGGATTTTATCACATGGCGCTGGCTGCCAAAGTACCGATTGTAGTAGCCGCAGGTGACTTCAAGGATAAAATCATTTACTTGGGGTATAAAATTTCAGTGGAAGATCTCGAAACCCGCACTTACGAAGACATCATGCGCGAAATGGAAGAATACTACCGGAAAATCACCCCCAAATATCCTGAAAAATGGAACCCGAAAATCTACTAA
- a CDS encoding PspC domain-containing protein → MNKTLSIGLAGFSFTIEEHAYIKLSDYLAALRSSLDAAEADEVMHDIEIRMVEIFKDALGKREVINDADVEKVIAQIGKPEQIEEQEEAYFSEKSSRKGTSSGNFTGTKQLFRDPEKQKIAGVCAGLAHYAGVDVSAMRAIWLAIAILGIFTAAISTTLIIIIYVILWIVLPKAETATDFLKMKGKPMNFDNLKNESNKLVQFANESTQRVGELYQENKPYISTAGSGLWNVIRYALGGIFGLMALGCIIGTFFVFGIFGTPDFPGMNEFNFMFADDGLSNVLYAMMLIGTLIPAILFSLISIKLISPKTQLRNVGYVLGALFVILIGFATYFGINMAKKDMIYKGYKEDTENVAINTTSDSLYIDVKQIAIPQNFTAYDDDIYSDKKSVFEEDYPYVDVSRSADAKAPYLIIKKEGKGYNVPIQLNAPVEVQDNRILLPNFVKYPYEHRFRDYSVNYELVIPMNTKVFKVKENNLNLNGDLDGDGDDDDQDDNQHGVVIEKNKIKINGSTIQYNSNDKDSVIINGKKMPKAAADKIIDSMKLNMRNMENVDISIKNGKNEISIKTK, encoded by the coding sequence ATGAACAAAACACTCTCAATAGGACTCGCAGGTTTCTCTTTTACGATTGAGGAACATGCCTATATCAAACTCAGCGATTACCTCGCCGCGCTGCGCAGTTCACTGGATGCGGCTGAAGCTGATGAGGTGATGCACGACATCGAAATCCGAATGGTAGAAATCTTTAAGGATGCCCTCGGAAAACGAGAAGTGATAAATGATGCCGATGTGGAAAAAGTGATTGCCCAGATCGGAAAACCAGAACAGATTGAAGAACAGGAAGAGGCTTATTTCTCTGAAAAATCCTCGCGGAAAGGCACTTCTTCAGGCAACTTTACCGGTACCAAACAATTATTCCGCGATCCGGAGAAACAAAAAATTGCCGGCGTTTGTGCAGGTTTGGCGCATTATGCGGGGGTTGACGTGAGCGCTATGCGCGCCATTTGGTTAGCCATTGCCATTCTAGGGATTTTCACGGCTGCTATTTCAACCACGCTGATCATCATCATCTACGTGATTCTGTGGATTGTATTACCCAAAGCAGAAACCGCCACGGATTTTTTGAAAATGAAGGGAAAACCCATGAATTTCGATAATCTAAAGAACGAGTCGAATAAATTGGTACAATTCGCGAACGAATCTACCCAACGTGTAGGCGAACTTTATCAGGAAAACAAACCTTATATAAGCACAGCGGGCAGCGGATTGTGGAATGTCATCCGGTATGCGCTGGGCGGTATTTTCGGTCTGATGGCTTTAGGCTGTATCATTGGGACCTTCTTTGTTTTTGGGATTTTTGGTACCCCAGATTTCCCTGGGATGAATGAGTTTAATTTCATGTTTGCGGATGATGGCCTCAGCAATGTTTTATATGCCATGATGCTGATTGGGACTTTAATTCCTGCGATTTTATTCAGTCTTATTTCCATTAAACTGATCTCGCCCAAGACCCAACTCCGTAATGTAGGCTACGTATTGGGAGCACTGTTTGTAATTCTTATTGGTTTCGCGACCTATTTCGGAATTAATATGGCAAAGAAAGACATGATTTATAAAGGATATAAGGAAGATACCGAAAATGTAGCCATCAATACCACTTCCGACAGTTTATATATTGACGTGAAGCAGATTGCGATTCCCCAGAACTTCACCGCCTATGACGATGATATTTATTCCGACAAAAAATCGGTGTTTGAAGAAGATTATCCTTACGTAGATGTTTCTAGAAGTGCTGATGCAAAGGCACCTTATCTAATCATCAAAAAAGAAGGTAAGGGATACAACGTCCCAATCCAGCTAAATGCGCCGGTAGAAGTGCAGGACAACAGAATATTACTGCCCAATTTCGTAAAATACCCTTATGAACACCGTTTTCGTGATTATAGCGTGAATTATGAACTCGTAATACCGATGAACACAAAGGTTTTCAAGGTGAAGGAAAATAATCTGAACCTTAACGGTGACCTGGATGGTGATGGCGATGATGATGATCAGGATGACAATCAACACGGGGTGGTTATCGAAAAGAACAAGATCAAGATCAATGGTTCAACAATCCAGTATAATTCTAATGATAAAGACAGCGTGATCATCAACGGTAAAAAAATGCCGAAAGCCGCCGCAGACAAAATCATCGACTCCATGAAATTGAACATGCGTAATATGGAGAATGTAGACATCTCCATTAAAAACGGCAAAAACGAGATTTCCATCAAAACTAAGTAA
- a CDS encoding PadR family transcriptional regulator, protein MNTENTKAQMRKGILEFCILSLIDRREMYVSDLIDELRKGRLDVVEGTLYPLLTRLKNGEFLSYRWEESTGGPPRKYYQITDKGKLFLAELQNTWQELTDSVNQITKTNNLSGEPQNSFEPKS, encoded by the coding sequence ATGAACACAGAAAACACCAAAGCGCAAATGCGTAAAGGAATTCTGGAATTCTGTATCCTAAGCCTTATCGATAGGAGAGAGATGTACGTCTCTGACCTCATTGATGAGCTTAGAAAAGGAAGACTAGATGTAGTGGAAGGTACCTTGTACCCACTGCTCACAAGACTGAAAAACGGCGAATTTCTTTCCTACAGATGGGAAGAATCTACCGGAGGACCACCAAGAAAGTATTACCAGATCACCGATAAAGGAAAACTTTTTCTGGCAGAACTGCAGAATACCTGGCAAGAACTTACCGACTCTGTAAACCAAATCACCAAAACCAATAACCTTTCCGGCGAACCTCAAAACTCGTTTGAACCTAAATCTTAA
- a CDS encoding TonB-dependent receptor has translation MKKIIFTTLTILPITLLAQKQDSAKLISEVRIDAYHKPSAFMASTKSVSVAGSSILNQNPPDRLLESLNLLPGAKMEERSPGSYRLSVRGSSLRSPFGIRNIKIYLDDFIFTDASGNSYLNLLDPDLLQEIELYKGPESGDFGAVTGGTALLKTKTNEDISAKVSGGSFQHFKGAVNVAQQSGKHFLQALSSYTTTDSYRDQAALERKFLFLKHQYAYAAGSELRSMVWLSDLHYETPGGLTLAQMKANPRQARPQTPTTPGSAEQKAGIYNKMIFAGLSNIYQLNSNISHLAAIQGSYNDFKNPFITNFEKRYEQHSAFRTHLNLEVRKPHALYETRIGFEGAAGKTIIKNYDNLKGIAGNPQNFDNLTTHSGFLFLSQKATFADKLFVDLSGSLNLMQYRWQSTFPETETGRKRFNDEILPNLGVTYRFDERFSVRGKIGKGNSAPTTEEIRSSAQEINSALEDEYGWNKEIGLRKQWGNVFFTELSLFDFRLKNAIVRRENEQGQEYFINAGETVQRGIEFIAETKRFTIMNAFLKGIKLYFSGNFYDFTFKNYLKNGTDFSGNKLTGVPTSSLESLIHLQLRDGIQIDISHFYTSSIPLNDANTVKAEPSMVGNISASYPFTVLGSDAVMKLGIQNLYNTKYSLGYDINAFGSRFYNPAASRSYVVSFQFML, from the coding sequence TTGAAAAAGATAATATTTACCACACTTACGATCCTGCCCATAACGTTACTGGCCCAGAAACAAGATTCAGCTAAATTAATCTCAGAAGTTCGGATTGATGCTTATCATAAACCTTCCGCGTTCATGGCGTCCACCAAATCGGTTTCGGTCGCTGGCTCTTCTATTTTAAATCAAAATCCGCCCGACAGACTGCTTGAAAGTCTCAACCTGTTACCTGGCGCAAAAATGGAAGAACGTTCACCGGGCAGCTATCGACTGTCGGTGCGCGGCAGTTCACTCCGTTCGCCTTTCGGCATCCGGAATATTAAAATTTATCTTGATGACTTCATCTTCACTGATGCGTCCGGAAATTCTTACCTCAACCTGCTGGACCCCGATCTACTTCAGGAAATAGAATTGTACAAGGGCCCTGAAAGTGGTGATTTCGGCGCGGTAACGGGTGGTACAGCGCTACTGAAAACCAAGACAAATGAAGACATCAGCGCTAAGGTTTCAGGCGGGAGCTTCCAGCACTTCAAGGGTGCGGTAAACGTTGCACAACAGTCGGGAAAGCATTTCCTACAGGCCTTAAGCAGCTATACCACGACCGATTCTTATCGTGACCAAGCCGCATTGGAACGCAAATTCTTGTTCTTGAAACATCAATACGCGTACGCCGCCGGCAGTGAGCTACGTTCGATGGTATGGCTTTCGGACCTTCATTATGAGACGCCCGGTGGACTTACACTTGCGCAAATGAAGGCCAACCCCAGACAGGCGCGGCCACAAACACCAACCACGCCCGGTTCAGCAGAACAAAAAGCTGGGATTTACAATAAGATGATTTTCGCAGGACTTTCAAATATTTACCAACTGAACAGTAATATAAGCCATTTAGCAGCCATCCAAGGCAGTTATAATGATTTCAAAAACCCTTTTATCACCAATTTCGAGAAACGGTATGAGCAGCATTCGGCATTCCGGACCCACCTGAACTTAGAAGTGAGGAAACCGCATGCGCTGTATGAAACCAGAATCGGCTTCGAGGGTGCTGCCGGCAAAACAATCATCAAAAACTATGATAATTTGAAGGGAATCGCAGGTAATCCACAGAATTTCGATAATCTAACCACCCACAGCGGGTTTTTGTTCTTGTCGCAAAAAGCAACCTTTGCGGACAAGCTTTTTGTGGACCTTTCCGGAAGTTTAAATTTAATGCAATATCGCTGGCAAAGCACCTTCCCTGAAACAGAAACTGGCCGAAAACGTTTCAATGATGAAATCTTACCAAACTTAGGCGTCACTTACCGCTTTGATGAGAGATTTTCAGTTCGCGGAAAAATCGGGAAAGGTAATTCGGCCCCAACTACGGAAGAAATCCGTTCTTCCGCACAGGAAATAAACAGCGCTTTGGAAGATGAATACGGCTGGAACAAAGAGATCGGGCTGCGCAAACAATGGGGGAATGTATTCTTCACTGAACTCAGCCTGTTTGATTTCCGACTTAAAAACGCTATCGTAAGGCGCGAAAATGAACAGGGGCAGGAGTATTTCATCAATGCCGGCGAAACGGTGCAGCGCGGAATCGAATTTATCGCTGAGACTAAAAGATTTACTATAATGAATGCTTTCCTGAAGGGAATCAAATTGTATTTTTCAGGAAACTTCTATGATTTCACCTTCAAAAATTATCTGAAAAACGGTACTGATTTCTCCGGGAACAAACTTACCGGCGTACCCACGAGTTCTTTAGAATCATTGATCCATCTGCAACTTCGTGATGGAATACAGATAGACATCAGCCATTTCTACACCTCTTCTATCCCGTTAAATGACGCGAATACGGTAAAGGCGGAACCTTCAATGGTCGGAAATATCTCGGCGTCTTATCCCTTCACTGTCTTAGGAAGCGATGCGGTAATGAAACTTGGCATCCAGAACCTTTATAATACAAAATATAGTTTGGGTTACGATATCAATGCTTTTGGCAGCCGCTTTTACAATCCGGCAGCGAGCAGAAGCTATGTGGTGAGCTTTCAGTTTATGCTATAA
- a CDS encoding T9SS type B sorting domain-containing protein: MKNLYTFLIILVTGYYALHKGQVCTPFTITDSWGSEDVTVNCDYNFNSTDCISLTSNLPTLRETTSYQVESTAFTPYIPFNSGTPLNANYDDLFAQQVNIPFTFCFFGQSFNQLVIGSNGLVTFDVSQLGKISYPNIEAINPNPLLPRNSIFGVLQDLVFSNIDSSEIYYSVIQSGACRKLVINFFEGRTPGCQTRSSTQIVLTEFTNEIEIFIDRKPLPCATARFSNALLGIMNADGTLGYSPANRNTGVWEANGEGWRFSPAGNTVSPVIEWYAADNTRIGTGNSLNVCPQQSTTYTARAMYNICGSVFTLTDSINVTLASGFPVARDYTKVFCLPEGTSETVNLDDYRQFLTSQDISTLIFSYHNSLADAQNGVNALPNTITLSAEQTINVRIQNQDNPECYRVARLTFQFINQLLATDRVTVCDANNDGVENGFVLSSFTPQLLTGAVSGTVTYHLSAADAQNSRNPVTTVNLRDGMQFWLRFTTSGCAQVLGPVTVQFTPGPRINTPLTIKVRKCDINDDNAEPYNYNLNISPLVSNDPNVTIRYYLTYQEAYTGIGTELSTVREGVFAVYVRVEEPGGCFSVGEILLDVDFSEVEANAITVNRCFNGTEDVPINLDELTATMLVAPTTGITITYHRNNDDAQAGVGSISPQQVIDQNGNSVTQRYWVRFTQAQDCYTVRPITIVLTHPVAITNTFSRCDIGNDGTETFSLNAYNSPIAGAQPAAVRYFPTQQDAQNDTNPVTTLTLTGTTQLYIRVTVNGCTEVYPVTFTLSPTPVVVPEITVNRSRVCDNNNDETEGYNLRQHESEIYSGTDAVTFTYFTSYTNQTLGGQITNPTNYNASRQNIVYVRTAFTSGDCFSVSRILLNLDFIPAPVLTEATLRTCDEQFNFNETFTLTEAIEQMFDPAQNATPLNRIRVSFYNTEAQANAGVAGTEIGNTRATLQSLVTVYARFQVIDTGCYSVKPIHLRTYFPPKAISSVISGICDHNLDGQYEVNLLQYTSRMVDIPDPEQRFFFYRTLNDAQNNINVLTNPENFTTTTLPFTLFVKVENIPGCNDVSTVELRAGTPVPLLTNAPFSLETCDIGNDGTEIVDLRQFESQIFAGATFEYFQSMADIHQNINQIQDPGSFRYTAAAGNRIFVKVSYAGFCPALSMIDITLKRTPMFDLPDYYFCPYNDDSVDIQPDFTGLDIVSYEWRDPSGAVISTQNQLLNVNTTGTYSVSVVATNGCTFTERFEVRHFEVPIITQLVANGNTFTVLATGSKTILYSIDGATWQTGNVFYNLPVGQTTFYVKFSGEDCIGLPKKGVVVNIPNAFTPNEDGINDIWEVKDLDVFDGANSTVQIFDRQQVLVHQQQAPDRLTWNGRWLGRPVPTDTYWYVLKLPDGRVFYGWVFLKNRN, encoded by the coding sequence ATGAAAAATCTTTATACCTTTTTAATCATTCTTGTGACCGGATATTATGCGTTGCATAAAGGGCAGGTGTGTACTCCATTTACCATTACAGACTCTTGGGGTAGTGAAGATGTAACTGTGAATTGTGACTATAATTTCAATTCTACAGATTGTATCAGTTTAACGTCAAACTTGCCGACACTGCGCGAAACCACTTCTTACCAAGTAGAAAGCACTGCGTTTACACCATATATCCCCTTCAATTCAGGCACCCCGCTGAATGCTAATTACGATGATTTATTTGCGCAACAGGTTAATATCCCTTTTACGTTTTGTTTTTTCGGACAAAGCTTTAATCAACTGGTAATTGGATCAAACGGTTTGGTGACTTTTGACGTCTCGCAGCTAGGGAAAATAAGTTATCCGAATATCGAAGCTATAAACCCAAATCCTTTATTGCCCCGTAATTCTATTTTTGGTGTGTTGCAGGATTTGGTATTTTCTAACATTGATTCTTCGGAGATTTATTATTCAGTTATCCAGTCTGGCGCGTGCCGAAAACTCGTGATTAATTTTTTTGAAGGCAGAACGCCTGGCTGCCAAACCCGTTCTTCCACACAAATAGTACTGACTGAGTTTACCAACGAAATAGAAATATTTATAGACCGAAAACCTTTACCATGTGCAACAGCGCGCTTCAGTAACGCTTTGCTAGGCATCATGAATGCAGATGGAACCTTGGGATATTCGCCCGCCAACAGAAACACAGGTGTGTGGGAAGCTAATGGTGAAGGCTGGAGGTTCAGCCCGGCCGGCAACACCGTATCCCCGGTGATAGAATGGTATGCGGCTGATAATACTAGAATCGGTACAGGAAATTCACTGAATGTGTGTCCACAACAAAGCACTACCTACACCGCCAGAGCAATGTACAACATCTGTGGCAGTGTTTTTACGTTGACTGATAGTATTAACGTTACTTTGGCATCCGGTTTTCCGGTAGCGCGCGACTATACCAAAGTATTCTGTTTGCCTGAAGGAACATCCGAGACTGTTAATCTTGATGATTACCGTCAATTTCTTACTTCTCAGGATATATCAACCTTAATTTTTTCTTATCACAATAGCCTGGCTGATGCGCAGAACGGTGTAAATGCATTGCCAAATACAATAACACTGAGTGCAGAGCAGACAATCAACGTCCGCATCCAGAATCAGGACAATCCTGAGTGTTATCGTGTGGCGAGGCTTACCTTTCAGTTCATCAACCAATTGTTGGCTACCGATCGGGTAACGGTTTGCGATGCCAATAATGATGGGGTGGAAAATGGTTTCGTACTGTCTTCTTTTACGCCACAATTACTCACAGGTGCCGTTTCAGGTACTGTTACTTACCATTTATCGGCGGCTGATGCACAAAATTCAAGAAATCCAGTAACAACGGTAAATCTTAGGGACGGTATGCAGTTTTGGCTGCGCTTCACAACATCTGGCTGCGCGCAGGTGCTTGGTCCTGTTACTGTACAGTTTACCCCAGGGCCGAGGATCAATACACCACTGACCATTAAAGTAAGGAAATGCGATATTAACGATGATAATGCAGAACCCTATAATTATAACCTTAATATTTCGCCACTAGTCTCTAATGACCCAAATGTGACCATACGGTATTACCTAACGTATCAGGAAGCATACACTGGTATTGGCACTGAACTGAGTACCGTTCGGGAAGGTGTTTTTGCGGTTTATGTAAGAGTGGAGGAGCCTGGCGGATGTTTTTCGGTAGGTGAGATACTGCTTGATGTGGATTTCAGCGAGGTAGAAGCCAACGCAATAACCGTCAACCGGTGTTTTAATGGGACAGAGGACGTGCCGATTAATCTTGATGAGCTTACGGCTACAATGCTTGTTGCCCCAACTACTGGGATTACGATTACCTATCACCGGAATAATGATGATGCCCAGGCAGGTGTGGGATCTATTTCTCCGCAACAAGTGATTGACCAGAATGGCAATTCGGTAACCCAACGGTATTGGGTAAGATTCACGCAGGCACAGGATTGCTATACCGTAAGGCCAATCACGATTGTACTGACACATCCTGTGGCGATTACAAATACATTCAGCCGCTGCGATATAGGTAATGACGGTACAGAAACCTTTAGCCTGAATGCTTATAATTCCCCCATTGCTGGCGCTCAGCCGGCCGCAGTACGCTATTTCCCTACACAGCAAGATGCCCAGAATGACACCAATCCCGTAACTACTTTAACATTAACCGGGACAACCCAACTCTATATCCGGGTGACGGTGAATGGCTGTACCGAGGTATATCCGGTCACCTTTACGCTGTCCCCAACACCGGTAGTCGTACCAGAGATCACTGTTAATAGAAGTAGGGTGTGTGATAACAATAATGATGAAACAGAAGGTTACAACCTGCGTCAACACGAGTCCGAAATATATTCCGGGACAGATGCGGTAACCTTTACCTATTTTACGTCATACACGAACCAAACACTTGGCGGCCAAATTACCAACCCCACCAACTACAATGCATCGAGACAGAATATCGTATATGTAAGAACAGCTTTTACAAGCGGTGACTGTTTTTCAGTAAGTAGGATTCTATTGAATCTGGATTTTATACCAGCCCCAGTCCTTACTGAAGCCACCTTGAGGACCTGCGATGAACAGTTTAATTTTAATGAGACATTTACACTTACTGAGGCTATAGAACAAATGTTTGATCCGGCACAGAATGCCACCCCGCTGAATAGAATCCGGGTGAGCTTTTATAATACAGAGGCGCAGGCCAATGCCGGCGTGGCAGGTACAGAAATAGGCAATACCAGGGCTACGCTACAATCACTCGTCACCGTGTATGCACGTTTTCAGGTGATTGACACGGGCTGCTATTCGGTGAAGCCAATTCATCTTCGTACGTATTTTCCTCCAAAAGCCATCAGTTCTGTTATTTCAGGAATCTGTGATCATAATCTTGATGGGCAATATGAGGTAAACCTCTTGCAGTACACTTCCCGAATGGTGGATATCCCCGATCCCGAGCAGCGATTTTTCTTCTACCGTACCTTGAATGACGCGCAGAACAACATAAATGTCCTAACGAATCCCGAAAACTTCACCACTACCACCTTACCATTTACCTTATTTGTAAAAGTAGAGAATATACCGGGCTGTAATGATGTGTCAACAGTCGAACTTCGTGCAGGTACACCGGTGCCGCTTTTAACAAATGCGCCTTTCTCACTTGAAACTTGTGATATCGGAAATGACGGGACTGAAATTGTTGATCTCCGCCAGTTTGAAAGCCAGATTTTCGCCGGAGCAACCTTCGAATATTTTCAGTCGATGGCGGATATCCATCAAAATATCAACCAAATACAGGATCCCGGAAGTTTCCGTTATACCGCTGCTGCAGGGAACAGGATTTTTGTGAAAGTAAGCTACGCAGGCTTTTGCCCAGCCCTGAGTATGATTGATATTACGTTGAAGCGGACCCCAATGTTCGATCTTCCTGATTATTATTTCTGTCCTTATAATGATGACAGCGTTGATATACAACCCGATTTCACAGGCTTGGACATCGTTTCCTATGAATGGCGCGACCCTTCAGGTGCGGTAATTTCTACACAAAATCAATTGCTAAACGTAAATACTACCGGCACTTATTCGGTAAGTGTAGTCGCCACCAACGGATGTACTTTTACCGAACGTTTTGAAGTCCGGCATTTTGAAGTGCCCATCATTACGCAATTGGTCGCTAACGGAAACACCTTCACCGTGCTGGCTACGGGCAGCAAAACTATTTTATATTCCATTGATGGGGCGACGTGGCAAACGGGCAATGTATTTTATAATCTTCCGGTGGGCCAAACAACCTTCTATGTAAAATTCTCTGGTGAAGATTGCATTGGCTTGCCCAAAAAAGGCGTGGTCGTTAATATTCCGAATGCATTTACCCCAAATGAAGACGGCATCAATGATATCTGGGAAGTAAAAGACCTGGATGTGTTCGATGGGGCAAATTCAACAGTACAGATATTCGATCGTCAGCAGGTACTCGTGCATCAGCAGCAGGCACCAGACCGTCTCACTTGGAACGGGAGATGGTTAGGCCGGCCTGTACCGACAGATACTTATTGGTATGTACTGAAATTGCCTGATGGAAGAGTTTTCTACGGTTGGGTTTTCCTTAAAAACAGAAATTAA